The following nucleotide sequence is from Acyrthosiphon pisum isolate AL4f chromosome A2, pea_aphid_22Mar2018_4r6ur, whole genome shotgun sequence.
TCTTGTATATTAACATCAATATTTATGGATTCATTATCAGAAATTGTGagattacttttatttttattttttgaatgttttgcCTTGGCTTGCAATCGttttgcttttttaattttaccagaATCAACAGATTTTGGACTATTTTTACTTTTCTCTTTGACATTGGGAGTTAATGTCGATGAAGATTCAGACTTTCTTGTAGTAGATTGTCTTGAATCAGTATTTGATCTAGAAGTAGATTGAGCAAATTCGTTACTTTCAGGTTCTGGTGCAGTAGAAATCTATAACATAaccaaataaaagttttataactacgatcaatttatattttatgtttgtagattataatatggtatagtaTGGTTAGACCCATGTCCTGATAACTCAAAGCATATAGTATTAGCGACAAATCTCTGACTGATATTATGTTTGATGTGCGCCTGACATGTGTACAAAGAGAAATGTCACATATTTatctgatataggtatatatataaatataaaccaaCAGTTAAATATGCTACGGTTTGCTTAATGCATGCGCACATTAAGAATCTCAGTTAGAGATTCTTACTCGTCACTTATATGTGTTTCTAATTGTTTACACAGCCGAGATGGGtccatccatagtatatgatctaagggtctaacactataaatagtaattatttttagtgtataatattataatctgttaaTACTTACAGTACTATGAAATTGACGCCAGGTTTCTGTGCAATAACTTGATTCATGACCGACATCATTGCACAGATTACATTTGACTCTGATCATTGATAAACAGATActacaattatttgtaaaatttttttgccAAGTTCCACACTAAAACATAAAGcaatttgattaataaatacattttaatagtataggtacttaagcaTAATTATAACTAGATTCAAATActagataatacaattaaattaaaatgcaaaaaaaagccCAATTTACCATTTCTATTCTAGTCACGTaggttaagtggatgtcacacccgcataTGGTGTCTTggtcttacacacgtacaacatagacaaaacccTTTTACGCACAAACTTAGCAGATCACGTtgaaaaattagaatgaattgaccttttataaaatataaaggtaagattattatcaagagaatttgttatattttaatttcaaagtgAGTTGTGTACTTGAAGAAGTACAAAAaatttacgattttaaaatactatgagTATTATGTATAACGGAGCgcaacgtgatctgctgagcgtaaaatttggtatgtcgaatgtgtgtaagacggagacaacatatgcgggtacGACATCCTATTAAACAGATATTTATAAAGTCAATTATTTAtctttcaatacaatttttcttacaacctaaagtaaatattttaataaaaattgtttattaaaatcaaataaaacttaccgataaacatatttttttattacagctaTGAAAATGATGTCCTTCCACTCCACACATAATACAAATTGGAGGTTTATATTGATCCTTGCAATTATATCCAGTATGACCGAATTGTCTACAGATATTACATCTCATTCTAGgtgtatttgaattatatttatttacatccaTGGGATCTAAAGACCAATCAACTGGATTCGAaccatatttttctaaatttgtaaaatattaaaaatattacatattattaacatgtttaaataaaaacattagaaTTTACCTTTAATTTTGTTAAGTTCTTCTCTACAGTCATAATTTCGTTTTGACTTTtgaattttagtataaaatttaaCCATATCTGGAGTCCATGTCTTTGGGCATCTATACCACAAACTACATTCAGTTGGTTTTCCAATAcgatattgtttcaaaatttcACTTGCGGTCATTGGCGTTGCTCGTTCATTATTCAAAGATACGTTTAGAGAAACTTTATGAGCACTACTAGTTttagtattcattttatttaaccCACTTTTCTCTTTATATTCTTTTAACGCATcagtacttttaataatattaatatactcctCAATACTTTccacatttacatttttcttcttcttttttttcttctttttttttaaacttgtttcAGTAAATTCGTTATCAGCTAATATACTAGCGATACCTTGAGAAGTTTCAGTGTTGTCATCATCTAAAACAAGTGTTGGTATAACACTATTTTTACACACCTCGGATAAATTAACGGTGGAGTTGATTGCTATATCGGCTGGATCTTTGAGAAACACAACAATTTCGCCATTGGTATTGAATTCTACACCATACTTTGGATCAATGAATGGTGACTCCGATGTCCCTGAAAAATCGTTATGGTGGATAATACCATAGATTCGAGATTCGAGTTCTGATCGCGTTTCTGATACTTCACTAGAGCAATCACTGTGTTCATCAAATAAATCTGAGTCCATTTTCCATTGTTTTTTAACTTAAGAATAAAGAAAGCGATCTTACACCACAACAAAGCTAtaacggtaaaaaaaaacaagttgcCCTATGTAACTGAACGAAATCTGCATCCATTTTACGGTTGAAAACGATTCATAAACATTAATTGTGCATATTTaccaattgaaaatattatattaagttttatataaatggtaaatctaaacaatacatatttattatttttatttacacaaaagTAACTATAGCCGCAACTAGAATACTAGACTACACAGTACACATTAGAAaatttatgttatgttatggTTAGAGCCTTTGAGGTTTCATTGTCTCTGATAAAgagttttcataataataataataataatatatccactTTATTACGCTCTAAATATTCGAGGTTATGTTATTGAACCATTCAGGTTAGCCACATCCACGATTTATCTAGAACTGGTAATAccatattgttctatggtatcCTCTGGGCACTGACTGTTCTATTGTCTGTAGTCGACttcatagataataatgtcTGTGCTTGTTCTGAACTTCCGTTAGGGCCCAGTAAAGTATTTCTGGAGTCTGGACTCTGATAGCTTCGGCTTCTATAGTTATATGGccacttaaaatgttttatcgaaatattgtaaattacgCATTTACGCGTCCTATGAGCTATGGCCCTAAAGTAAttccatagaacaatattattaccgaCCAAAAATTATAGACCGTATAATCTATAACCACAAAACCCATGATTATATTTGCGGGTTTATACCCGCTAACCagtaaatgtttacactttatTATCGTTTATCACGATTCACATCTTAGCAGTTGTTGTAAGTAGTTCACGAGACGAATTCTTAAACTTTAGTACTTTAGGGGACTTTACCCatgactttaaaataatatgagcgctgcaacataataaattgttgacgaAAGACATTCTTctgaatataattttctaaattctaATCACTAGACCCAAGTTTAGCATTATGATGTCGACGGCATCCAAGTGCGTTGAAAATTGTATCCGAACGAAATTGCAAAACCGGTTCAATCCAAAAGTGTTGCAACTCATCAACGAGTCGCACATGCACAATGTACCAAAAGACTCGGAAACGCATTTCAAAGTCGTTATTGTATCCGATGAATTCGAAGGCATGCCCTTGATTAAGGTATAGGTCTAGGAGGTATGTACGTGTATAACGACAGAACCTGAACAAACAACCTAATCTTGTTACAGAGACACCGTTTGGTAAACACGATACTGACGGATGAGCTCAAGTCCGGCGTACACGCTTTGTCTATAGTGGCCAAAGCTCCG
It contains:
- the LOC100570729 gene encoding zinc finger CCHC domain-containing protein 7; translated protein: MDSDLFDEHSDCSSEVSETRSELESRIYGIIHHNDFSGTSESPFIDPKYGVEFNTNGEIVVFLKDPADIAINSTVNLSEVCKNSVIPTLVLDDDNTETSQGIASILADNEFTETSLKKKKKKKKKKNVNVESIEEYINIIKSTDALKEYKEKSGLNKMNTKTSSAHKVSLNVSLNNERATPMTASEILKQYRIGKPTECSLWYRCPKTWTPDMVKFYTKIQKSKRNYDCREELNKIKEKYGSNPVDWSLDPMDVNKYNSNTPRMRCNICRQFGHTGYNCKDQYKPPICIMCGVEGHHFHSCNKKICLSCGTWQKNFTNNCSICLSMIRVKCNLCNDVGHESSYCTETWRQFHSTISTAPEPESNEFAQSTSRSNTDSRQSTTRKSESSSTLTPNVKEKSKNSPKSVDSGKIKKAKRLQAKAKHSKNKNKSNLTISDNESINIDVNIQDVTLQRTLTKRNFFKKKKFSVNS
- the LOC103310427 gene encoding putative bolA-like protein K11H12.1, translated to MMSTASKCVENCIRTKLQNRFNPKVLQLINESHMHNVPKDSETHFKVVIVSDEFEGMPLIKRHRLVNTILTDELKSGVHALSIVAKAPAQWKDEPVESSPNCRGGFGK